CAGGCCGTAGGATTGCGCGGGCATCTCGGAGAGGCGCCCGCCCACCATCAGCAGCAGGTCGGCCTCCTTGATCCGGGCCAGAAGGGCCGGGTTGGGCCCGATGCCGAGCTCGCCCGCGAAGTTCGGGTGATCGGCGGGAAACAGCTGCGCCCGCCGGAACGAAACCGCGACCGGGATGTCGTGGCGCTCGGCCCAGGCCGCGAACGCGGCCACCGCCCCGGCGGTCCAGCGCGAGCCGCCGAGAAGCGCCACCGGCCGCCGCGCCTCCGCCAGCATCGTCCGCAGGCGCTGCGCGTCGCCCGGGGACGGGGCGGGCTCGGTCGGGACCACGCGTGGCGCGTCGGTCGCGGCCACGACATCGCCGAGCATGTCCTCCGGCAGGGCGATCACCACCGGCCCCGGGCGGCCCTGGAGGGCAACCCGGAACGCCCGGGCGAGGATCTCCGGGATGCGCGCCGCGTCGCCGATCTCCACGGCCCACTTGGCGACGCCGCCGAACATCTGCCGGTAATCGATCTCCTGAAACGCCTCGCGGTCCCGCATCCGCCGAGCGATCTGGCCGACGAACAGGATCATCGGCGTCGAATCCTGGCGGGCGATATGGATTCCCGCCGAGGCGTTGGTGGCGCCCGGCCCCCGCGTGACGAAGCAGATGCCGGGCCGGCCGGTGAGCTTGCCGGCGGCCTCCGCCATGATCGCCGCGCCGCCCTCCTGCCGGCAGACCAGGACGTCGATCCCGCTGTCGCGCAGGGCGTCCAGAACCGCCGGGTAGCTCTCGCCGGGTACGCAGGTCACGCGCTCGACGCCCTGCGCGAGCAGCTGGTCGACGAGCACCTGCGCGCCGGTGCGTGAGGGCAATCCGCTCAAGCCGTTCCTCCCTGGCGATCGAGCCGCGCCCGAAGCCTCTTGCGGGTCATGCCGCCCGCCACCTCCTGAGATACGTCTGATATCCCAGTGCGGGTTGCGGGCATCCCGATGCGCGTCAGCCTGTCAGACGCGCGGCCTGCGGTCGAGGGCGCGCCGGGTCATTTGATCGAGAAAGTCGAACAGCCGGCCGATGCCGGCAAGCGCCGTCTCGGGATCGCGGGCCGTGATGCCCGAGACGATGGCGGCGTGGAGGCCGGCGCAATCGAGGAAGCTGGCGGTCGGCTCGTGGGTGTACCAGAACCGCCGGGACTGGGCGTGGAGGGCCGTCATGGTGCTGGCGAGGGTGGTGTTGTAGGCCGCCCCGACCAAGGTCTCGTGCAAGGACCGCTTGGTCCGGAAATAGACCTCGCGGTCCCGCGCTTCGGCAGCCGCCAGCAGGGCGGCGACGCAGGCTTGCAGTCGCGCCATGTCGTCGTCCGAGCCGCGCGCGATCACGCAGCGCGCCACGGTCTCGTCCAGGGGGCGCCGGACCTCGAGAAGCTCGAGATGCTTGAGGATGTCGACCGGCGTGACGAGCACGCCGCGCCGCGGGTGAACCTCAACGAAGCCGATCGATTTCAGACGCGCCAGCGCCTCGCGGACCGGGGTCCGCCCGAGCGCCAGTTCCGCGCCGAGTTCGCCCTCGGAAACCATCGCGCCCGGGGTCAGGCGGCGACTGATGATCATCTGCTCGATGGCGTCGTAGGCGGTTTCGGCCAGCGAGCGCGGCCTCTGCGCCTCGGCCGGCGCCGTGCTCCCGTCGCCCGCAAATCCCAATCCGGCCAAGGGCTTCCCCGTCGATGTCAGGCCGTGTCTGCCGCGACCTGCGCGGTTGACAATGGCGCGGCGCGCCGTGTTACTCAAGACCTGGGATATCAGTTCGTGCGCAGCGCGGACGGGAGCCAAGGCCGGTGCAAGCGACGCGTGATTGTCACCGTCGGCGGGCGCCGAGACCGAGGCCCGGGAGGAGGAGCGGATGGCCGGGTTGTCCCCTGAGACGCGCGCCAAGCTGAAGACCGTCAGCACGGCGACCCTGATGACCGCCCTCTTCAAGCGCGGCTTCCGGAACCAGATGATCCAGGAGGTGCGGCCGCTGAAGCCCGGCGGCGGCATGATGGTCGGCGAGGCCTTCACCCTGCGCTACATCCCGGCCCGCGAGGACCTGAACTCGATCACGGTGTTCCGGGACCGCGCCCACCCGCAGCGCAAGGCCGTTGAGGAATGCCCGCCCGGCGCCGTGATGGTAATCGACAGCCGGAAGGATGCGCGGGCGGCCTCCGCCGGCTCGATCCTGGCCACGCGGCTGATGGTGCGGGGTTGCGCGGGGCTCGTCACCGATGGCGGCTTCCGCGATGCCGACGAGATCGCCCAGCTCGCCATGCCGAGCTACCACGTACGGCCTTCGGCGCCGACCAACCTCACCATCCATCAGGCCATCGACATCAACGTGCCGATCGGCTGCGGCGATGCCCCCGTCTTCCCCGGCGACGTGATCGTGGGCGACGGCGACGGTGTGGCGGTGATCCCGGCTCACCTCGCCGACGCGATCGCCGACGAGGCCGTCGAGATGACCGCCTACGAGGATTTCGTGACCGAGGAGGTACGCAAGGGCCGCACAATCCTCGGCCTCTATCCTGCGACCGACGAACAGAGCCTGACCGACTTCGCCGCCTGGCGGCAGCGGACCGGACGCTGAGCGGGCCGCTTCCGCCCGCTCCGGGTGCGGACGCCGATCGGTGCCGGGCCGTGACGTCACGGTTTCGGCTCGGAGGGCGCCATGGCGGCGGGCATTCCCACGGTTACGGCAGCGCCAGAGATCGAGCGGCGCACGATCGCCAAGGTATCGTGGCGTCTCCTGCCGCTGATCGTCCTGATCTACTTCGTCGCCTACATGGACCGGACCAACGTGGGCTTCGCCTCGTTCGGCCTGAACCGGGAATTCGGGTTCTCCGCCACGGTCTACGGCTGGGCGGCCGGCATCTTCTTTCTCGGCTACGTCATCTTCGAGGTGCCGAGCAACGTCCTCCTGGAGCGGGCCGGGGCGCGGCTCTGGATCGCCCGGATCATGGTCACCTGGGGACTGGTCGCGGGCAGCATGGCCTTCATCACCGGCCCGGTGAGCTTCCTCACCCTGCGCTTCCTGCTCGGCGTCGCCGAAGCCGGCTTCTTCCCCGGCATGATCCTCTACTTCACCTACTGGTTTCCGCAGCGGTACCGGGCTCGGGTGGTGGCCGCCCTGTTCCTGGCCGTGCCGGGCTCGAACGTCCTCACCGCGGTGATCTCGGGGGCGATCCTGCAGCTCGACGGAACATGGGGGCTGCACGGCTGGCAGTGGCTGTTCATCCTCGAGGCGGTGCCCTCGATCCTGCTGGCCTTCGCGGTTCTGGCGCTGATGACGGACCGGCCGGCCCAGGCGACCTGGCTGAGTGCGGAGGACCGTGCTTGGCTGGCAGAGACGCTGGCGGCGGAGCGCGCGGCGACGCTCCGGACCCATGGGCATTTCACGCTCTGGCAGGTCCTCACCGACCGGCGGGTGCTCGCGCTTGGGGCGATCTACTTCAACATCGGCACCGCCACCTACGGCATCACCTTCTTCCTGCCGCCGATCCTGAAGAGCCTGCACCTCACCGACTGGGAGACCGGCGTGGCCACGGCGGTGCCCTACGTCGTCGGGACCGTCGGCATGATCGCCTGGAGCTGCTCGTCGGACCGGCGCGACGAGCGGCGCTGGCACTTCGTGATCGCCGCGCTGGTCGCCGCCCTGGGCCTGATCGCCTCCGGTCCGATGCTGGGCAGCCTCTGGGCGCTCACGGCGATGTCGGTGGCGACGATCGGGCTCTACGGGAGCAAGCCGGCCTTCTGGGCGATGCCGGGGGAGTTCCTGTCGGGGCCGGCGGCGGCCGGCGGCATCGCGCTGATCAACGCGATCGGCAATCTCGGCGGGTTCGTCGGTCCCTACGTGCTGGGCTGGCTCAAGGATTACACCGGCACTTACGAGGCCGGACTTTACTTCCTGGCGGCTTGTGCCGTCGCGTCCGGAGCCATCACATGGGTCGCAGTCCGGCCGGGCAGGATGTCGGCGGATCGGCGGTTCGACGCGGAGGGGGCAGTCCAGCCGGCCCGTCCGAACCCGTGAGACCGGAGACAGAGCGATGACCGCGCGCAAGAAGACCCTGGACGACCTGCGCAGCCAGCGCTGGTTCGGCGCCACCGACCTGCGCAGCTTCGGCCACCGCTCCCGCATGCTCCAGATGGGCTACGAGCGCGCGGATTTCACCGGCAAGCCGATCGTCGGCATCATCAACACCTGGAGCGACATCAACCCCTGCCACCAGCATTTCCGCGAGCGCGTGGAGCACGTGAAGCGCGGCGTCTGGCAGGCGGGCGGCTTCCCAATCGAGCTGCCGGCGCTCTCGCTGTCCGAGAATTTCGTCAAGCCGACCACGATGCTCTACCGCAACCTCCTGGCCATGGAGGTGGAGGAGCTGCTGCGCCAGCATCCCGTCGACGGCGCGGTGCTGATGGGCGGCTGCGACAAGACCACGCCCGGCACCGTCATGGGCGGGATCTCCATGAACCTGCCGATGATCTTCCTCCCGGCCGGACCGATGATGCGCGGGCATTTCGGCGGCACGATCCTGGGCTCCGGCTCGGATGTCTGGAAGTACTGGGCCGAGAAGGAGGCCGGGAACATCACCACGCAGGAATGGAACGACATGGAGGCGGGCATCGCCCGCTCCGCCGGCACCTGCATGACCATGGGCACGGCCTCGACCATGACGTCGATCACCGAGGCCTTGGGGCTGTCCCTGCCCGGCTCGGCCTCGATCCCGGCGGCGGACGCCGACCACCCCCGCATGGCCGGCGCCTGCGGCCGGCGGATCGTCGAGATGATCTGGGAGGACCTGAAGCCCTCCGACATCCTGGACCGCCGCTCGATCGACAACGCCCTGGTGGTCCACAACGCGCTGGCCGGCTCCACCAACGCGATGATCCACCTCGTG
This window of the Methylobacterium tardum genome carries:
- a CDS encoding MFS transporter; amino-acid sequence: MAAGIPTVTAAPEIERRTIAKVSWRLLPLIVLIYFVAYMDRTNVGFASFGLNREFGFSATVYGWAAGIFFLGYVIFEVPSNVLLERAGARLWIARIMVTWGLVAGSMAFITGPVSFLTLRFLLGVAEAGFFPGMILYFTYWFPQRYRARVVAALFLAVPGSNVLTAVISGAILQLDGTWGLHGWQWLFILEAVPSILLAFAVLALMTDRPAQATWLSAEDRAWLAETLAAERAATLRTHGHFTLWQVLTDRRVLALGAIYFNIGTATYGITFFLPPILKSLHLTDWETGVATAVPYVVGTVGMIAWSCSSDRRDERRWHFVIAALVAALGLIASGPMLGSLWALTAMSVATIGLYGSKPAFWAMPGEFLSGPAAAGGIALINAIGNLGGFVGPYVLGWLKDYTGTYEAGLYFLAACAVASGAITWVAVRPGRMSADRRFDAEGAVQPARPNP
- a CDS encoding thiamine pyrophosphate-binding protein, giving the protein MSGLPSRTGAQVLVDQLLAQGVERVTCVPGESYPAVLDALRDSGIDVLVCRQEGGAAIMAEAAGKLTGRPGICFVTRGPGATNASAGIHIARQDSTPMILFVGQIARRMRDREAFQEIDYRQMFGGVAKWAVEIGDAARIPEILARAFRVALQGRPGPVVIALPEDMLGDVVAATDAPRVVPTEPAPSPGDAQRLRTMLAEARRPVALLGGSRWTAGAVAAFAAWAERHDIPVAVSFRRAQLFPADHPNFAGELGIGPNPALLARIKEADLLLMVGGRLSEMPAQSYGLLGIPDPGLPLVHVHPDAAELGRVYQPALAIEATPDTFCAALPDFAPTGQGRAAEAHAAYRAWSETPEPKPGAFQYGQAITWLRERLPPDAVICNGAGNFATWVHRYYRFRAFGTQLAPTSGSMGYGLPAAVMAKRSHPERIVVALAGDGDVMMTVQEFATAVQYGVAVVVVVLDNGMYGTIRMHQEREYPGRVSATELRNPDFAALARACGGHGERVERTEAFAPAFERSLASGLPAMIHCLADPEALTPTMTLAAIREKAFAAQRG
- a CDS encoding ribonuclease activity regulator RraA, giving the protein MAGLSPETRAKLKTVSTATLMTALFKRGFRNQMIQEVRPLKPGGGMMVGEAFTLRYIPAREDLNSITVFRDRAHPQRKAVEECPPGAVMVIDSRKDARAASAGSILATRLMVRGCAGLVTDGGFRDADEIAQLAMPSYHVRPSAPTNLTIHQAIDINVPIGCGDAPVFPGDVIVGDGDGVAVIPAHLADAIADEAVEMTAYEDFVTEEVRKGRTILGLYPATDEQSLTDFAAWRQRTGR
- a CDS encoding GntR family transcriptional regulator is translated as MAGLGFAGDGSTAPAEAQRPRSLAETAYDAIEQMIISRRLTPGAMVSEGELGAELALGRTPVREALARLKSIGFVEVHPRRGVLVTPVDILKHLELLEVRRPLDETVARCVIARGSDDDMARLQACVAALLAAAEARDREVYFRTKRSLHETLVGAAYNTTLASTMTALHAQSRRFWYTHEPTASFLDCAGLHAAIVSGITARDPETALAGIGRLFDFLDQMTRRALDRRPRV